The following are encoded in a window of Oreochromis aureus strain Israel breed Guangdong linkage group 10, ZZ_aureus, whole genome shotgun sequence genomic DNA:
- the LOC120442373 gene encoding von Willebrand factor A domain-containing protein 7-like has protein sequence MFVQGKKIIIEGIQAVKASNKLENYEAARQNLGEILHPLQDFYSHSNWVELGEKSPNSNLIKSGASIGNIAAKSRATCRSCDGNNCRNNILEDIIAEKILTSGYFSLNFIFATKPKGKCSHGGTVDQTSKIEPTGGINKDKESSSHGYLHTQAANMAIAATSELLEDIRGAAGDRPFLQMMGLFKGSSKALCFVIDTTSSMKDDIATVKTVTSTIINRNVGTANEPSLYILVPFNDPGFGPLTKTTDSAVFQNAIDSLVATGGGDPPEMSLSGLQLALSAAPLNSEIFLFTDAAAKDKNLKSTVIALIERTQSVVNFMITDTSSVNSRKRRAPSNRIAEADAQLYRDLAQASGGQAIEITKSELPQATVLIKESSNASLVTLLQAARNPGKAENFTFMIDDSVTNPTVYITGKSITFTLISPTGESQGSSDTTGSLIITSQSVGNFQSLQLKKQTGKWEMRMVSSNPYTVKVIGKTGSRYFCFLSLGP, from the exons ATGTTTGTTCAAGGAAAGAAAATCATCATTGAGGGAATACAGGCGGTCAAAGCAAGCAACAAGCTGGAGAATTATGAAGCAGCGAGGCAGAACCTGGGAGAAATTCTGCATCCTTTGCAG GATTTCTACAGTCACAGCAACTGGGTAGAACTGGGAGAAAAAAGCCCCAACTCCAATCTAATCAAATCTGGCGCCAGCATTGGGAACATAGCAG CTAAGAGCAGGGCAACCTGCCGCAGCTGTGACGGCAACAACTGCAGGAACAACATTTTGGAGGATATCATAGCGGAGAAGATCCTGACGTCTGGATACTTTAGTCTCAACTTCATATTTGCAACAAAACCAAAGG GAAAATGCAGTCATGGAGGGACAGTTGATCAGACAAGTAAGATTGAGCCTACAGGTGGGAtcaacaaagacaaagagagttCCAGCCACGGATATCTCCACACTCAAGCTGCAAACATGGCAATAGCTGCAACCAGTGAGCTTCTAGAGGACATTCGAGGGGCTGCCGGTGACCGACCATTCTTGCA GATGATGGGTCTCTTTAAAGGATCCAGTAAAGCTCTTTGTTTTGTCATCGACACCACAAGCAGCATGAAGGATGACATTGCAACAGTGAAAACTGTCACTTCCACTATAATCAACCGCAACGTGGGAACAGCCAATGAGCCCTCGCTGTACATTCTTGTACCATTTAATGATCCAG GCTTCGGACCACTGACAAAGACGACAGACTCAGCAGTTTTCCAGAATGCGATTGATTCTCTTGTAGCCACTGGTGGAGGAGATCCGCCGGAGATGAGTCTCTCAGGGCTTCAG CTGGCTTTAAGCGCTGCTCCATTGAATTCTGAGATCTTCCTCTTCACGGACGCAGCCGCTAAAGACAAAAACCTGAAGAGCACAGTGATCGCACTCATAGAGAGGACCCAGTCGGTG gtCAACTTTATGATAACTGACACTTCATCAGTCAATAGTCGGAAGCGGCGTGCTCCATCCAATAGGATAGCAGAAGCTGACGCTCAGCTGTACAGAGATCTGGCTCAGGCTTCAGGAGGCCAAGCTATTGAAATCACAAAGAGTGAACTTCCTCAGGCCACAGTCCTCATAAAGGAGTCCTCCAACGCCTCTCTG GTGACCCTTCTTCAAGCAGCCAGGAACCCAGGAAAGGCTGAAAACTTCACTTTTATGATTGACGACTCGGTAACAAATCCTACAGTTTACATTACTGGGAAATCCATCACTTTTACTCTCATCAGTCCCACAG GTGAATCTCAGGGTAGCAGTGACACAACGGGGTCACTGATCATTACATCCCAGTCGGTGGGAAACTTCCAGTCACTgcagctaaaaaaacaaactggaaaatgggaaatgagAATGGTGTCAAGTAACCCCTACACTGTGAAGGTCATAGGTAAGACTGGCAGTCGATACTTTTGTTTCTTATCCCTGGGGCCTTGA
- the LOC120442277 gene encoding uncharacterized protein LOC120442277, producing the protein MSLTGSDTATVTEVTLVGSSGSEVIKGVLVPQNNSRVLVQVGKFPSGDFVVQVKGQADSFTSKALILFQRQSPTNFRSSNLTMNANPETIIVPGTPFSVPFTLTTSGTSGNFTIRSTNSRGFDSTFPTSMFLEPGITGNGTVTLSAPLNTPSGTDVTLAIEAEAPGGTDSNYIVLRFSVLNTVTDFKAPVCEQLSLQTNCSVNCSMRMWEVSARVTDGADGTGVDLVTLKQGNGTINTTLDSGNENITLVYYSASCCSPDMEIEVVDRVGNVATCSYSGRQGSTSAVSEATKLTWSPLFCLSIVIVGLHILTKMGIQ; encoded by the exons ATGTCTTTAACGGGAAGTGACACTGCCACGGTGACAGAAGTCACTCTGGTTGGATCGTCTGGGTCAGAGGTGATTAAAGGAGTCTTGGTGCCGCAGAATAATTCAAGAGTCTTAGTTCAGGTTGGCAAGTTTCCATCAGGGGACTTTGTGGTGCAGGTGAAGGGACAAGCTGATAGTTTCACCTCCAAGGCTTTAATACTCTTCCAGAGACAGTCACCAACCAACTTCAGATCATCAAATCTGACGATGAAT GCTAATCCAGAGACCATCATAGTACCCGGAACGCCATTTTCTGTGCCCTTCACTCTGACGACGAGTGGAACAAGTGGAAACTTCACAATTCGATCCACCAACAGCAGAGGGTTCGACTCTACATTTCCAACCAGTATGTTCCTGGAGCCTGGAATCACTGGTAATGGCACAGTGACCCTCTCAGCACCTCTAAATACCCCATCTGGAACTGACGTCACCCTGGCCATTGAGGCCGAGGCTCCTGGGGGCACAGACAGTAACTACATTGTGTTGCGCTTCTCCGTTCTTAACACG GTGACCGATTTCAAGGCACCAGTGTGTGAGCAGCTCAGCCTTCAGACCAACTGCTCTGTTAACTGCAGCATGAGGATGTGGGAGGTCTCTGCCCGGGTGACTGATGGAGCTGACGGGACGGGCGTTGATCTTGTCACACTCAAGCAGGGAAATGGGACCATAAACACCACCCTGGATTCAGGCAATGAGAACATAACACTGGTGTACTACAGTGCATCCTGCTGTTCACCTGACATGGAGATAGAGGTTGTGGATCGTGTGGGTAATGTGGCCACCTGCTCCTACAGCGGTAGGCAAGGTTCAACATCTGCTGTCTCTGAAGCCACAAAGCTCACTTGGTCGCCCTTATTTTGTCTCAGCATTGTGATTGTGGGACTCCACATTCTGACAAAAATGGGCATCCAATGA
- the coro6 gene encoding coronin-6 isoform X1 codes for MSRSIVRQSKFRHVFGQTVKAEQGYDDIRVSKVTWDSSFCAVNPKFLAVIVESSGGGAFLVLPLSKTGRVDKNYPLVIGHSGPVLDIDWCPHDDNILASCSEDCTAMVWQIPDHTLTRPLSDPVVVLEGHSKRVGIVSWHPTARNILLTAGSDNLIIIWNVGTGEPLISMDDHPDLIYSVSWNRNGSLFCTTCKDRRLRVCDPRKREVVAERLAPHEGIRPMRAIFTRDGNIFTTGFTRMSQRELGLWDPTNFEEPIALLELDTSNGVLLPYYDPDANMVYLCGKGDSSVRYFEITEEPPYVHYLNTFSSKEPQRGMGFMPKRGVDVSKCEIARLYKLLDKKCEPITMTVPRKSDLFQDDLYPDTAGPEPAMEPEEWLDGRDEDPILVSMRQGYVPPKSRELKVVKKNVLDSRPTTRRSMSTLDTNSLPPQLLERLLEEIQNLKATVLSQEKRICDLENKLSQYTNGTA; via the exons atGAGTCGCAGCATCGTGCGGCAGAGCAAGTTTCGTCACGTCTTCGGCCAGACGGTAAAGGCTGAGCAGGGTTACGATGACATTCGTGTGTCCAAGGTGACATGGGACAGCTCCTTCTGCGCCGTCAATCCAAAGTTCTTGGCAGTCATCGTTGAATCCAGCGGAGGAGGAGCGTTTCTGGTCCTGCCCCTTTCTAAG ACAGGTCGTGTGGATAAGAACTACCCACTGGTGATCGGTCACTCTGGACCTGTCCTCGATATCGATTGGTGCCCTCATGACGACAATATCCTGGCCAGCTGTTCGGAGGACTGCACTGCAATg GTGTGGCAGATTCCAGATCACACTTTGACCCGCCCCCTGTCGGACCCGGTGGTGGTCTTGGAGGGACACTCCAAGCGAGTCGGCATTGTCAGCTGGCACCCCACCGCACGCAACATACTACTCACTGCAG GCAGTGACAACCTGATAATTATCTGGAACGTGGGGACAGGTGAACCCCTCATCTCCATGGACGACCATCCAGACCTCATCTACAGCGTCAGCTGGAACCGTAACGGCAGCTTGTTTTGCACCACCTGTAAGGATCGACGTCTGCGTGTCTGTGATCCCCGCAAAAGAGAAGTGGTGGCG GAACGTCTGGCTCCACATGAGGGCATCAGGCCAATGAGAGCAATCTTCACCAGAGATGGAAACATCTTCACTACAGGATTCACCAGGATGAGTCAAAGAGAGCTCGGCCTCTGGGACCCG ACCAATTTTGAGGAACCTATTGCACTTTTGGAGTTGGACACAAGTAATGGAGTATTGTTACCTTATTATGATCCAGATGCAAATATGGTCTACCTCTGTGGAAAG gggGACAGCAGTGTCCGCTACTTTGAGATCACAGAGGAACCACCGTATGTTCACTACCTCAACACCTTCAGCAGCAAGGAGCCCCAGAGAGGGATGGGCTTCATGCCCAAAAGAGGTGTTGATGTCAGCAAATGTGAGATTGCCAG GTTGTATAAGCTGCTTGACAAGAAATGTGAGCCAATCACAATGACAGTGCCCAGAAAA TCGGACCTCTTTCAAGATGATCTGTACCCAGACACAGCAGGACCCGAGCCCGCCATGGAACCCGAGGAGTGGCTTGATGGGCGAGATGAAGATCCCATCCTGGTGTCCATGAGGCAGGGCTACGTGCCGCCGAAGAGCAGAGAGCTCAAAGTGGTGAAGAAGAACGTCCTGGACTCCAGACCCACCACCCGACGCAGCATGTCCACTTTGGACACCAACAGCCTGCCG CCTCAGCTGCTTGAGAGGTTGCTGGAAGAGATTCAGAATCTGAAGGCCACAGTGTTGTCTCAGGAGAAGAGAATCTGTGACCTGGAGAATAAGCTTTCCCAGTACACCAATGGCACTGCCTGA
- the coro6 gene encoding coronin-6 isoform X2 yields MSRSIVRQSKFRHVFGQTVKAEQGYDDIRVSKVTWDSSFCAVNPKFLAVIVESSGGGAFLVLPLSKTGRVDKNYPLVIGHSGPVLDIDWCPHDDNILASCSEDCTAMVWQIPDHTLTRPLSDPVVVLEGHSKRVGIVSWHPTARNILLTAGSDNLIIIWNVGTGEPLISMDDHPDLIYSVSWNRNGSLFCTTCKDRRLRVCDPRKREVVAERLAPHEGIRPMRAIFTRDGNIFTTGFTRMSQRELGLWDPTNFEEPIALLELDTSNGVLLPYYDPDANMVYLCGKGDSSVRYFEITEEPPYVHYLNTFSSKEPQRGMGFMPKRGVDVSKCEIARLYKLLDKKCEPITMTVPRKSDLFQDDLYPDTAGPEPAMEPEEWLDGRDEDPILVSMRQGYVPPKSRELKVVKKNVLDSRPTTRRSMSTLDTNSLPLSPVFIDFL; encoded by the exons atGAGTCGCAGCATCGTGCGGCAGAGCAAGTTTCGTCACGTCTTCGGCCAGACGGTAAAGGCTGAGCAGGGTTACGATGACATTCGTGTGTCCAAGGTGACATGGGACAGCTCCTTCTGCGCCGTCAATCCAAAGTTCTTGGCAGTCATCGTTGAATCCAGCGGAGGAGGAGCGTTTCTGGTCCTGCCCCTTTCTAAG ACAGGTCGTGTGGATAAGAACTACCCACTGGTGATCGGTCACTCTGGACCTGTCCTCGATATCGATTGGTGCCCTCATGACGACAATATCCTGGCCAGCTGTTCGGAGGACTGCACTGCAATg GTGTGGCAGATTCCAGATCACACTTTGACCCGCCCCCTGTCGGACCCGGTGGTGGTCTTGGAGGGACACTCCAAGCGAGTCGGCATTGTCAGCTGGCACCCCACCGCACGCAACATACTACTCACTGCAG GCAGTGACAACCTGATAATTATCTGGAACGTGGGGACAGGTGAACCCCTCATCTCCATGGACGACCATCCAGACCTCATCTACAGCGTCAGCTGGAACCGTAACGGCAGCTTGTTTTGCACCACCTGTAAGGATCGACGTCTGCGTGTCTGTGATCCCCGCAAAAGAGAAGTGGTGGCG GAACGTCTGGCTCCACATGAGGGCATCAGGCCAATGAGAGCAATCTTCACCAGAGATGGAAACATCTTCACTACAGGATTCACCAGGATGAGTCAAAGAGAGCTCGGCCTCTGGGACCCG ACCAATTTTGAGGAACCTATTGCACTTTTGGAGTTGGACACAAGTAATGGAGTATTGTTACCTTATTATGATCCAGATGCAAATATGGTCTACCTCTGTGGAAAG gggGACAGCAGTGTCCGCTACTTTGAGATCACAGAGGAACCACCGTATGTTCACTACCTCAACACCTTCAGCAGCAAGGAGCCCCAGAGAGGGATGGGCTTCATGCCCAAAAGAGGTGTTGATGTCAGCAAATGTGAGATTGCCAG GTTGTATAAGCTGCTTGACAAGAAATGTGAGCCAATCACAATGACAGTGCCCAGAAAA TCGGACCTCTTTCAAGATGATCTGTACCCAGACACAGCAGGACCCGAGCCCGCCATGGAACCCGAGGAGTGGCTTGATGGGCGAGATGAAGATCCCATCCTGGTGTCCATGAGGCAGGGCTACGTGCCGCCGAAGAGCAGAGAGCTCAAAGTGGTGAAGAAGAACGTCCTGGACTCCAGACCCACCACCCGACGCAGCATGTCCACTTTGGACACCAACAGCCTGCCG CTTTCACCTGTTTTCATTGATTTCCTCTAG